The DNA window TTGGCAGATGTCGATATCGATATCGGGCATCTCCGATCGGCTGGGGTCCATGAACCGTTCAAAGAGCAGGCCGTACTTGATCGGGTCGACGTTACATAAACCCAGCAGGTAGCCGACCATCGTGCCCACGCCCGAACCTCTGGCGCCGACGGGAATGCCATTGTCGCGGGCGTAGTTGCAGAAGTCCCAGACGATCAGGAAATAGCTCGAGAAGCCTTTGCCGGCGATGACCTTGATCTCTTTCTCCAGCCGCTCGCGTACGGCAGGCGCAACGTCGCGCGTGCCGTATCGCCATTCAAGGCCGTCCTCGCAAAGCTGGCGCATGTACGCTTCGTCGTCGGCCATCGCTGGAGGAAGGGACGAAGGCACGGAGGCATTGTGGCACGAAGGGTCAGATTTTGTAGCCGCGTCCTGCGACGCGGTGTCCTCCGCCTTCGTGCCTTCGTGCCTCAGTGCCTCCGTGCCTGCCCCCTTCAACTTCTCCGCCGGCACCCGATACACCGGCGCGTACCGCTTGCTGAAGTCCAGCGACACATCGCACATCGCCGCCACGCGGGCGGTATTCTCGACGGCCTCGGGGAACTCGTGGCAGATCTCGGCCATCTCCTGCGGGCTCTTGAGGTACAGGTGCGTGGGGTACTTCAGCCGACCTTCGTCGGCGACCAGCCTGCCCATGCTGATGCAGCAGAGCACGTCGTGGGCGAAGTGATCGTCCTTGTTCAGAAAGTGAACATCATTCGTCGCGACCGTGCCGACGCCGAGCTTCTTGGCCAGCTCGACCAGCTCGGGGTTCACCATGTCCTGTTCTTTGATGCCCTGTTTCTGCACCTCGATGAAGAAACGGTCGGGCCCGAAGATGTCGAGATAGGTCTCTGCGATTTCCTTGGCGAACTTGGCGTCCCGCCGCATGAACGCCGACGGGATTTCGCCGCCCAGGCAGGCACTGGTGGCGATCAGACCTTTGCGGTGCTCGCGGAGGATTTCCTTGTCGATGCGCGGCTTGTAGTAGAAGCCTTCGCGATACGCCGTGCTCGAGAGCTTGAGCAGGTTGTGATACCCCTCGACATTCTCGGCGAGCAGCACCATGTGGAACGACGAATCGCCGTGGGAAGTGCTCTTGTCGCGGCGGTCGCCGGGAGCGATGTAGGCTTCCATGCCGATGATCGGCTTGATGCCCTGTTTCTTGCACTCGTTGTAGAACTCGATCACACCGAACATGCAGCCGTGATCGGTAATGGCAAGGGAATCCATGCCCAGTTGCTTAGCCCGCGAGACCAGATCGGAGATCCGGCAGGCACCATCGAGCAGGGAGTAATGGGTATGAACGTGCAGGTGAGTAAACGGCATCCGTGCGAACCTCCAGGAATGCTTATATCCTAGGCTCGCCGGACCGTACAGATTCCGAAAAGATGTCAACACGTTGTCCACTTCCGACTGAATTCAGCCGGCACCCCACAACGTCACTTAAGGACTTATGATCGCGATCTTAGGCCGCGCCCGACAGCCTTGGCGGCGGCAGGTGAAACTGCCCGGCGATCGCGGCACGCAACGGCTTACTGAAATGGAATCCCTGCCCGAACTGGCAGTCCAGCGACTGCAGGAGCATCAGCTGCTCTGGTGTTTCGATTCCCTCGGCCACCACGGTGATGCCCAGGTTTCGCGCCAGTGTCACGATGGCATGCACCAGAGCGGCAAAGTCCCGGCCTCGTGACAAATTGGAGATGAACGATCGGTCGATCTTCAGCACGTCGAACTCGAACTCGTGCAGGCACGACAGCGACGAATGCCCGGTGCCGAAGTCGTCCATCGCCACACGTACGCCCATGGACCGGAGCCGCTTGATCGTGCGCGCCGCAGTCTGAGCGTCGCGCATGACGGTGCTCTCGGTCACTTCCAGGTGCAGCGAATGCGGATCGAGCGCATAGGCGGATAGCAAGCTTTGCAGTTTGTCGGGCAGGCCGGCGTTCATCAGTTGAATGCGCGACAGGTTGACCGCCACGCTGGTGGGGGCGGCGGTGCCAAGGTCTCTCCGCCAGCTCGCCAGCTGGCGGCACGCCTGCTCCAGCACCCGTTCCCCAATCGGCACGATCAGCCCGGTGTCCTCGGCAACCTGAATGAAGTCTCCCGGCGCGACAATGCCGTGAGACGGACGGTTCCACCTCAGCAGCGCCTCGAATGACGATACCTGTCCGCTGTCGAGCGAAACGATCGGCTGGTAATCGAGATAAAACTGATCGAGGTCCAGCGCCTTGCGGAGGTCGCTCTCGAGCGTCATGCGATTGTCCGCCAGTTGCCGCATGGCAACGTCGAAGGTTGCATAGCGGGCCTTGCCGGCCTGCTTGGCGGAATACATGGCGGCGTCGGCGTCGCGCAAAACCGCCTCGGCACTTTCGCAACTGATGTCGCTCGTGACGATGCCAATACTCGCCGTGGAAACCACTTCGTGTTGCCCCAACGAGTAGGGGGCCGAGAGGACGCTCAGCAACCGCTCGGCGACCACGTGGCAATCGGCGATCGATTGGATGCCTTCCAGCAGGATAACGAACTCGTCACCGCCGAGCCTTGCCGCGTCCTGGACGCCCGCGGCATCGGTCGCAACCGAAACAACATCGGACCGGCGCAGCACGGTCCGCAGCCGCTGGCTGATGCCTTTCAAGAGCGCGTCGCCGTAGTCGTGGCCGAGGGTATCGTTGACGATCTTGAACCGGTCGAAGTCGAGAAAGAGCACGCCGAACCGATACGATCGGTCTTCGTGGGCGCGGCGGACGGATTTCTGAAGCCGGTCGAACAGCATCGCCCGGTTCGGCAGGCCGGTCAGCCGGTCGGTGGTCGCCGAGCGGCGAAGCTCCTGTTCCATTCGATGGCGTTCAGTGACGTCTACGAACGCGGTGATCGCCGCCCGTGGCGCGGTGCGGCCGGGCTCG is part of the Humisphaera borealis genome and encodes:
- a CDS encoding sensor domain-containing protein, which produces MADGLQPTDDRRDQRVESSHAPSIQDQLAATQAQLRAVLDSAVELAVIGTDAAGHINIFNRGAERMLGFQAAELIGKPLAAVHDSDELTQRLAACADRPDRPGTPFELIARLADPSHPAERTWTYVRKDGGRLTVELTLTCHRTADGKPAGYLGTAVDVTSKLALSEALAASQAQYQSLFDALPAGVVVSDFDGMVIECNRAAGDILGVPADDLLGRMAGESLWEPAAEGGRDSERRNEPAIVALRTGQPQRDVMLAVKNPTGDTSWLLVNSQPVFEPGRTAPRAAITAFVDVTERHRMEQELRRSATTDRLTGLPNRAMLFDRLQKSVRRAHEDRSYRFGVLFLDFDRFKIVNDTLGHDYGDALLKGISQRLRTVLRRSDVVSVATDAAGVQDAARLGGDEFVILLEGIQSIADCHVVAERLLSVLSAPYSLGQHEVVSTASIGIVTSDISCESAEAVLRDADAAMYSAKQAGKARYATFDVAMRQLADNRMTLESDLRKALDLDQFYLDYQPIVSLDSGQVSSFEALLRWNRPSHGIVAPGDFIQVAEDTGLIVPIGERVLEQACRQLASWRRDLGTAAPTSVAVNLSRIQLMNAGLPDKLQSLLSAYALDPHSLHLEVTESTVMRDAQTAARTIKRLRSMGVRVAMDDFGTGHSSLSCLHEFEFDVLKIDRSFISNLSRGRDFAALVHAIVTLARNLGITVVAEGIETPEQLMLLQSLDCQFGQGFHFSKPLRAAIAGQFHLPPPRLSGAA